From Rhizobium favelukesii, the proteins below share one genomic window:
- the pgeF gene encoding peptidoglycan editing factor PgeF: MTQAASPAPIQSTLLSETTGDAILHGYFTREGGVSDGIYRGLNVGLGSNDEREKVQENRRRVANWFELPVERLATVHQVHSPDVVIVDKDYDGSRPAADAMVTATPGIALGVLAADCGPILFADATNGVIGAAHAGWKGVLTGVLENTIDAMVRLGAKREAIVACLGPSISQASYEVGPEFVERFVTLDPSYERYFVSSGKPGHAMFDLPALTVDRLRVAGVRAETLGICTYPDTERFFSYRRTTHNKEPDYGRQISAIAIREI, from the coding sequence ATGACACAAGCAGCATCTCCGGCACCGATCCAAAGCACGCTGCTGAGCGAGACAACCGGTGACGCGATTCTCCATGGCTATTTTACGCGGGAAGGCGGCGTTTCGGACGGCATCTATCGCGGCCTGAATGTTGGCCTCGGCTCGAACGACGAGCGCGAGAAGGTTCAGGAGAACCGCCGCCGCGTGGCAAACTGGTTTGAATTGCCTGTCGAGCGTCTCGCTACCGTGCACCAGGTCCACTCTCCCGATGTGGTCATCGTCGACAAGGACTATGACGGATCCCGGCCAGCAGCAGATGCGATGGTAACGGCAACCCCCGGCATAGCGCTTGGTGTTCTGGCAGCCGACTGCGGACCCATCCTTTTCGCCGACGCGACGAACGGTGTCATCGGTGCCGCTCATGCCGGTTGGAAAGGCGTCCTAACCGGCGTGTTGGAGAACACGATTGACGCCATGGTCCGACTTGGCGCGAAGCGGGAGGCAATCGTTGCCTGCCTCGGGCCATCGATCAGCCAGGCGAGCTACGAGGTCGGCCCGGAATTCGTGGAGCGCTTTGTCACACTGGATCCATCTTACGAGCGCTACTTCGTGTCCTCAGGAAAGCCGGGGCACGCGATGTTCGACCTGCCGGCGCTGACTGTCGATCGGCTGCGCGTCGCCGGTGTCCGCGCAGAAACCCTGGGGATCTGCACTTATCCCGACACCGAGCGATTCTTCTCTTATCGCCGGACCACACATAACAAGGAGCCGGACTACGGCCGGCAAATTTCTGCAATCGCAATCAGGGAGATTTAA
- a CDS encoding M24 family metallopeptidase, with amino-acid sequence MALHFDRPEFAVRLARLTDRMREEKLDALLLFAQESMYWLTGYDTFGYCFFQTLVVKADGTMALITRSADLRQAKHTSILENVQIWVDRVNADPTVDLRNLLVEMDLLGARIGVEYDTHGMTGRVARMLDAQLTSFGQIVDASYLVSRLRLIKSPAEVAYVERAAALADDALDAALTLTKPGADEADILAAMQGAVFAGGGDYPANEFIIGSAEDALLCRYKAGRRKLDANDQLTLEWAGAYAHYHVAMMRTIVIGEPNYRHRELYNACFETIQAIETVLKPGQSFGDVFDMHAKIMDERGLSRHRLNACGYSLGARFSPSWMEHQMFHVGNPQPIEPNMSLFVHMIIMDSDTGTAMTLGQTYLTTDDVPRALSRHFLDFINV; translated from the coding sequence ATGGCCCTGCACTTCGACAGACCCGAATTCGCCGTCCGTCTCGCACGTCTGACCGATAGAATGCGCGAAGAAAAGCTGGACGCCCTGCTGCTCTTTGCGCAGGAAAGCATGTACTGGCTGACCGGCTACGACACCTTCGGCTACTGCTTCTTCCAGACGCTTGTCGTCAAGGCCGACGGGACAATGGCCTTGATCACGCGCTCCGCCGACCTGCGCCAGGCCAAGCACACCTCTATCTTGGAAAATGTCCAAATCTGGGTCGACCGCGTGAATGCCGACCCGACCGTCGACCTCAGGAACCTGTTGGTCGAGATGGACCTGCTCGGCGCCAGGATCGGCGTCGAGTACGATACACATGGCATGACGGGCCGCGTTGCCCGGATGCTCGATGCGCAGTTGACGTCGTTCGGACAGATCGTCGACGCCTCCTATCTCGTCAGCCGCCTGAGATTGATCAAAAGCCCGGCCGAAGTCGCCTATGTCGAACGCGCGGCCGCCCTGGCCGACGATGCGCTCGATGCGGCGCTAACGCTGACCAAGCCAGGTGCGGACGAAGCCGACATTCTGGCCGCCATGCAGGGCGCCGTCTTTGCCGGTGGCGGCGACTACCCGGCGAACGAATTCATCATTGGCTCCGCCGAGGACGCACTGCTCTGCCGCTACAAGGCCGGCCGCCGCAAGCTCGATGCGAACGATCAGCTGACGCTCGAATGGGCAGGCGCGTACGCGCACTACCATGTGGCAATGATGCGTACCATCGTCATCGGCGAACCGAACTATCGCCACCGGGAACTCTACAATGCCTGCTTCGAGACGATCCAGGCGATCGAGACCGTCCTCAAGCCGGGCCAAAGCTTCGGCGATGTTTTCGATATGCACGCGAAAATCATGGATGAACGAGGCCTTTCCCGCCACCGTCTCAACGCCTGCGGCTACTCTCTGGGCGCCCGTTTCTCGCCGTCCTGGATGGAGCATCAGATGTTCCACGTCGGAAATCCGCAGCCGATCGAGCCGAACATGTCGCTCTTCGTGCACATGATCATCATGGATTCCGACACGGGAACGGCGATGACCCTCGGGCAGACCTATCTGACGACCGACGACGTGCCCCGCGCCCTTTCGCGCCATTTTCTGGACTTCATCAACGTCTGA
- a CDS encoding ribose-phosphate pyrophosphokinase translates to MKVFAGNSNRHLAEAICNYLNVPLGKASVRRFADQEIFVEIQENVRGEDVFVFQSTSFPTNDHLMELLIMIDAMRRSSARRITAVLPYFGYARQDRRASGRTPISAKLVANLITEAGADRVLTLDLHAGQIQGFFDIPTDNLYAIPVLTRDIKANHDISNVMVVSPDVGGVVRARALAKRLDCLLAIVDKRRDRPGESEVMNIIGEVEGKDCLLIDDIVDSGGTLCNAADALLAQGAASVTAYITHGVLSGGAVTRITSSKLRELVITDSIQPTTAVQSAHNIRVVSTASLIGEAINRTSQEESVSSLFD, encoded by the coding sequence ATGAAGGTTTTCGCAGGCAATTCGAACCGGCATCTCGCCGAAGCGATCTGCAACTATCTCAACGTGCCATTGGGCAAAGCCAGCGTCAGAAGATTTGCCGATCAGGAAATCTTCGTGGAAATCCAGGAAAATGTCCGCGGCGAGGACGTGTTCGTCTTCCAGTCGACGTCTTTCCCGACGAACGATCACCTCATGGAACTGCTCATCATGATCGATGCGATGCGCCGCTCGTCGGCGCGCCGCATCACCGCCGTCCTTCCCTATTTCGGCTATGCCCGTCAGGATCGCCGCGCCTCGGGGCGTACGCCGATCTCGGCCAAGCTCGTCGCGAACCTCATCACGGAAGCCGGCGCCGATCGTGTGCTGACACTCGATTTGCACGCTGGCCAGATTCAAGGCTTCTTCGATATCCCGACGGATAACCTCTACGCTATCCCGGTCCTGACACGCGATATCAAGGCAAATCACGACATCAGCAACGTCATGGTCGTTTCGCCGGACGTCGGCGGCGTCGTTCGTGCCCGCGCGCTCGCCAAGCGCCTCGACTGTCTGCTGGCGATCGTGGACAAGCGCCGCGACCGCCCGGGTGAATCCGAAGTCATGAACATTATCGGCGAAGTTGAAGGCAAGGATTGTCTGCTGATCGACGACATCGTCGATTCCGGCGGCACGCTCTGCAACGCCGCCGACGCGCTGCTTGCGCAGGGGGCTGCAAGCGTTACCGCCTATATCACCCACGGCGTTCTCTCCGGCGGCGCGGTTACCCGCATCACCTCCTCGAAGCTGCGCGAACTGGTGATTACCGACTCCATCCAGCCGACGACGGCTGTTCAATCAGCCCACAACATCCGCGTTGTCAGCACGGCAAGCCTGATCGGCGAAGCCATCAACCGAACCAGCCAGGAAGAGTCGGTTTCCAGCCTATTCGACTGA
- a CDS encoding Kazal-type serine protease inhibitor domain-containing protein translates to MMTLAGFLSPRKLALLALIPLLSACTVDVGPSYSRPPPRPPGPAMCSMEYAPVCGQRSGRVETFTNACQARAAGFAIINRGQCRRPTPITSRPPPPPRAARPQMCTMEYAPVCGQRGARVQTFANACQARAANFAVISRGQCARQPGITVRPQRPAPRPQPGGICTREYRPVCGQRGSQIRTFPNACEASNSGFRIVSQGACRR, encoded by the coding sequence ATAATGACGCTCGCCGGATTCCTGTCGCCGCGAAAGCTCGCTCTGCTGGCGCTCATCCCGCTTCTTTCCGCCTGCACCGTCGACGTCGGGCCAAGTTATTCGCGTCCGCCGCCTCGCCCGCCCGGGCCGGCGATGTGCAGCATGGAGTATGCTCCGGTCTGCGGCCAGCGCAGTGGACGTGTCGAGACCTTCACCAATGCATGTCAGGCCCGCGCAGCTGGCTTCGCGATCATCAACCGCGGCCAGTGCCGGCGCCCGACCCCGATAACATCGCGTCCGCCGCCGCCTCCTCGCGCGGCCAGGCCGCAGATGTGTACCATGGAATATGCTCCGGTCTGCGGCCAGCGTGGGGCACGTGTCCAGACCTTCGCCAATGCATGCCAGGCGCGCGCCGCCAACTTCGCGGTCATCAGCCGCGGCCAGTGCGCCCGACAGCCCGGCATAACGGTGCGCCCGCAGCGTCCGGCACCGCGACCGCAGCCGGGCGGCATCTGCACACGCGAGTACCGGCCGGTCTGCGGCCAGCGCGGCTCGCAGATCAGGACGTTCCCGAACGCTTGCGAAGCAAGCAACAGCGGTTTCCGCATCGTAAGCCAGGGCGCGTGCCGGCGGTGA
- a CDS encoding peroxiredoxin-like family protein, whose protein sequence is MPENQSERPLQPGDRAPNVILDAITRQGKISIDDFRGQKPVLVGLFRGLHCPFCRRQIASMASLAGDLQQKGVESLTIVNTPIDRARLYFRYHPLPNLVAASDPDRISHRAFGLPNLEFTQSETVWPYKVSLDTLTSMRVDMPDLPQPMAPMAAVEFLDNADGYEFTDDDKRMIATGEGQLVGEFLLDRDGVIRWCFTEVADDGRHMFGVPAPEEVMSAASHIAA, encoded by the coding sequence ATGCCCGAAAATCAAAGCGAAAGACCGCTGCAGCCCGGCGACCGCGCGCCGAACGTCATTCTCGATGCGATCACCCGCCAGGGCAAGATATCGATCGATGACTTCCGGGGGCAGAAGCCTGTGCTGGTCGGCCTGTTTCGCGGGCTCCACTGTCCATTCTGCCGGCGGCAAATCGCCTCGATGGCGAGCCTCGCGGGTGATCTCCAGCAAAAGGGCGTCGAGAGCCTGACGATCGTCAACACGCCCATCGACCGAGCGCGCCTCTATTTCCGTTACCACCCCTTGCCCAATCTGGTGGCCGCATCCGATCCCGACCGGATATCGCATCGCGCCTTCGGACTTCCCAATCTCGAGTTCACGCAGTCGGAGACAGTCTGGCCTTATAAGGTTAGTCTCGACACGCTGACCTCGATGCGGGTCGATATGCCCGATCTGCCTCAGCCGATGGCGCCGATGGCGGCTGTCGAATTCCTCGACAATGCCGATGGCTACGAATTCACCGACGACGATAAGCGCATGATCGCAACGGGAGAGGGCCAGTTGGTCGGCGAATTCCTGCTCGACCGCGATGGCGTCATCAGATGGTGTTTTACTGAAGTCGCCGACGACGGTCGACACATGTTCGGCGTGCCGGCCCCCGAAGAAGTCATGTCGGCGGCATCGCACATCGCCGCCTAA
- a CDS encoding adenylate/guanylate cyclase domain-containing protein, which yields MNCAACGFAIESSFAFCPKCGARQPIVCASCGEACQPDFAFCPKCGAALGRADVRAAPAEPLPLTVAHTSTPDDAADRRPLTVLFADLCGFTALSERTDPELMRALQNELFEELTRAVEAYGGFVDKFVGDALLALFGAPTAHEDDPDRALCAALDMIAGADRLGAKWLDLVGGDPLQLHVGINTGPVVSGGFGAAAARSYSVTGDTVNTAQRLQSLAGPGEILVGPVTYRLTLHAFAFENLGSLALRGKTGNVQVHRLLGRMETPHTARGLESLGLHAALIGRDAELSRMSDCLDFACGGNAQLVQLIGEAGIGKSRLVREFLETVAEKERFRHVVVRRAVCSPLGEQSYGMLAAVLRSAYAIAERETAARTAELLASGLIDLGFSESEVAGLTPLLSYVFGLGDPDGALRHVEPEQLRRQIFYATRTIFERRLSLSPLLLVVEDLHWADAASIEALRFVLDRLERTRLMMLTTGRSVAEGEGLESSRISRTLMRLAPLSVQDGEALLDQFFGADSSVPAKTRSRILARAGGNPLFMEEIVRALIETGVLHSEGGCWHVANAEIGSEIPMSLQAMLLARVDRLPPDVKRLAQEAAVIGPRFDLALLHAVAFDAARIEHGLDYLCQAEIVEEAPGVASTKAISYRFPQQLLHDAIYGNLLLQRRKQLHARIGAAIERMHHGIPARLEDIAQLGRHYCRAEETGKGAQYLMAAGDLARKTYANDDAMRLYREALAAISDKPQAGAELLALYERVADLCGPAGERDTAREHYGRVLTTLRKAGDQPGAARILRKLGRLNLAAGRSDLADADYAQAASLLSESAAPIELAHLLQERGHLAFRMGDQSAAARWADDALSCLSTAAFDDGGPVAVEAAQVRAEALNTKGVALARLGQHREAVREVERSLEVAETAGLLGAACRAYSNLGVLYTIVDPRRAIDVCRQGLEVAKRISDLGFQARLFANLAVACCTFTDNCAKEGVPAAERAIEIDRALDQRDHLAVPLIVLGQIHQCHGKPDLAWNYYEEALQLAREIGEPQLLFPCYDGLATLNLEKDDMAEAERYFSLAQDVCVRHGLDPDALVVLPFLD from the coding sequence ATGAATTGTGCCGCCTGTGGTTTTGCGATCGAAAGCAGTTTTGCGTTCTGCCCGAAGTGCGGCGCAAGACAACCTATAGTCTGCGCCTCCTGTGGCGAGGCCTGCCAGCCCGATTTCGCGTTTTGCCCGAAATGTGGGGCAGCCCTCGGCCGAGCCGACGTTCGTGCAGCTCCTGCCGAACCGCTGCCGCTTACCGTCGCGCATACATCGACGCCTGACGATGCCGCTGATCGGCGTCCGCTGACGGTTCTGTTTGCGGATCTCTGTGGTTTTACTGCTCTCAGCGAGAGAACAGATCCCGAGCTGATGCGCGCGCTGCAGAACGAGCTGTTCGAGGAACTGACGCGGGCGGTGGAGGCTTACGGCGGCTTCGTCGACAAGTTTGTGGGGGATGCGCTGCTTGCGCTATTCGGTGCGCCGACGGCGCATGAGGATGATCCCGATCGCGCGCTTTGCGCAGCGCTCGACATGATTGCGGGGGCCGACCGCCTCGGCGCCAAATGGCTGGATCTGGTCGGTGGTGATCCGCTGCAGTTGCATGTCGGTATCAACACCGGACCGGTGGTTAGCGGTGGTTTCGGGGCGGCGGCGGCGCGATCCTACTCCGTGACTGGCGATACAGTAAATACAGCGCAACGGCTGCAAAGCCTAGCCGGTCCGGGCGAGATACTGGTCGGGCCAGTGACATACCGCCTGACGCTGCATGCGTTCGCCTTCGAAAATCTCGGTTCGCTGGCCCTTCGCGGGAAGACGGGCAATGTACAGGTGCATCGTCTCCTCGGGCGGATGGAGACGCCCCACACGGCGCGCGGATTGGAAAGCCTTGGACTACACGCCGCACTCATCGGGCGTGACGCAGAACTGTCGCGGATGTCCGATTGCCTGGATTTTGCCTGTGGCGGCAATGCGCAACTCGTCCAGCTCATCGGCGAGGCCGGCATCGGCAAGTCAAGGCTGGTCAGGGAGTTCCTGGAGACCGTCGCTGAGAAAGAGCGATTTCGTCATGTTGTTGTGCGCCGCGCCGTCTGCTCGCCGCTTGGCGAACAGTCTTACGGTATGCTCGCGGCCGTTCTACGAAGCGCCTACGCAATAGCCGAGCGCGAAACTGCAGCCCGGACGGCGGAACTGCTGGCATCAGGATTGATCGACCTAGGCTTTTCCGAGAGCGAGGTTGCCGGTCTGACGCCGCTTTTGTCTTACGTCTTTGGCCTCGGCGATCCCGATGGAGCGCTGCGCCACGTGGAGCCGGAGCAACTGCGCAGGCAGATTTTTTATGCCACGCGCACCATTTTTGAGCGGCGGCTTTCGCTCAGTCCGCTGCTGCTGGTGGTGGAGGATCTTCACTGGGCGGATGCGGCTTCGATCGAGGCGCTTCGCTTTGTGCTGGACAGGTTGGAGCGAACGCGCCTGATGATGCTGACAACAGGGCGGTCGGTTGCTGAAGGCGAGGGCTTGGAGTCAAGCCGGATCAGCCGTACGCTCATGCGGCTCGCGCCGCTTTCGGTTCAGGATGGCGAGGCGCTGCTGGATCAGTTCTTTGGCGCGGACAGTTCCGTGCCAGCGAAAACGCGCTCACGAATTCTCGCGCGAGCGGGCGGCAACCCGCTGTTCATGGAGGAGATCGTTCGGGCCCTGATCGAGACGGGCGTGCTGCATTCCGAGGGCGGATGTTGGCATGTCGCCAATGCTGAAATAGGCAGCGAGATACCGATGAGCCTGCAGGCGATGCTGCTTGCACGCGTCGACCGTCTGCCGCCCGACGTCAAGCGTTTGGCGCAGGAAGCCGCCGTCATCGGTCCGCGCTTCGATCTGGCGCTGCTTCACGCCGTCGCTTTTGATGCAGCGCGTATCGAGCATGGGCTGGACTATCTCTGCCAGGCGGAGATCGTCGAGGAAGCGCCCGGTGTTGCTTCGACAAAGGCGATCTCCTATCGCTTTCCGCAACAGCTATTGCACGATGCCATCTATGGCAATCTCTTGCTGCAGCGCCGCAAGCAGCTGCACGCGCGCATCGGCGCGGCCATCGAGCGGATGCATCATGGCATACCCGCTCGGCTTGAGGACATCGCACAACTCGGCCGTCACTACTGCCGGGCCGAGGAGACGGGTAAGGGCGCCCAATATCTCATGGCTGCGGGCGATCTTGCCCGCAAGACCTATGCCAATGACGATGCAATGCGCCTCTACCGCGAGGCGCTTGCGGCGATTTCGGATAAGCCACAGGCCGGTGCGGAATTGCTTGCCCTTTATGAGCGCGTCGCCGATCTCTGCGGGCCGGCGGGAGAACGGGATACGGCACGTGAACACTATGGGCGCGTATTGACGACCTTGAGGAAAGCTGGTGACCAGCCCGGGGCGGCACGGATCCTGCGCAAGCTCGGTCGCCTCAATCTCGCAGCCGGCAGAAGCGATCTTGCGGACGCCGACTATGCGCAGGCCGCCTCGCTGCTGAGCGAGAGCGCTGCGCCCATCGAGCTTGCGCATCTGCTGCAGGAGCGCGGACATCTTGCCTTCCGCATGGGTGATCAAAGCGCAGCAGCACGCTGGGCCGACGATGCGCTATCCTGCCTCAGCACGGCAGCCTTTGATGACGGTGGTCCCGTCGCCGTGGAAGCAGCACAGGTGCGCGCCGAGGCGCTGAATACGAAAGGCGTGGCACTGGCGCGGCTCGGACAGCATCGCGAGGCCGTGCGCGAAGTCGAGCGAAGCCTGGAGGTTGCCGAAACGGCGGGACTTCTTGGCGCCGCCTGCCGTGCCTATTCCAATCTCGGCGTGCTCTACACGATCGTCGATCCAAGGCGCGCCATCGATGTGTGTCGCCAAGGCCTCGAGGTTGCTAAGCGCATTTCCGACCTCGGCTTTCAAGCACGGCTTTTCGCCAATCTCGCCGTTGCCTGCTGCACCTTCACGGACAACTGCGCCAAGGAGGGAGTGCCGGCGGCGGAGCGGGCGATCGAGATCGACCGGGCGCTGGATCAGCGCGATCACCTGGCGGTGCCGCTCATCGTCCTCGGACAGATCCATCAATGTCACGGCAAACCGGACCTGGCCTGGAATTATTATGAGGAAGCGCTTCAGCTCGCGCGTGAAATCGGCGAACCACAGCTGCTCTTTCCATGCTATGATGGGCTTGCGACGTTGAACCTGGAAAAAGACGATATGGCCGAGGCGGAGCGATACTTTTCGCTCGCCCAGGACGTTTGCGTCAGGCATGGGCTGGATCCCGACGCACTGGTCGTGTTGCCCTTCCTGGATTGA
- a CDS encoding putative bifunctional diguanylate cyclase/phosphodiesterase: MLRLVSCIAVDHSWPHLIFATVICLLGSLLTVRLFSRVRRTQGLQKFNWLFLSGFVGGATIWTTHFIAMLGFRAPALSGYEPDLTLLSLFIGIASTMIGFTVASMRSRDALVEAGGAIVGLGVAAMHYVGIEGYRVAGDIQWNSAYVICSLIAAAGFGAFVTSRVARPTTRFSPVAAALPLILAIVSTHFLGMAGMTIVPDATVSVPREILSVGVMTSLVGAVMIIILLLGASTYIIDMQSTEAAVARYRHLSLHDPLTNLANRSALNEHLATATKNTHEIGWNVAVLCFDLDRFKEINDVHGHAAGDAVLRAIGERLAKVMQKGQFAARVGGDEFVVVMRDHAGRSEARSVAQRLLDEIERPVDWNGQSLSVGSSIGISSFPDRARTIDDLLSQADVAMYRAKTTAGSSICFYDPSMDEAARERNALAIEMREGLKKGEFELFYQQQNDTVTREVLGFEVLLRWKHPTRGHISPAEFIPIAEKTGFIMELGEWVLRSACVEAASWRNPLNIAVNVAAQQLADSRLPQIVHQILVETGLAAPRLELEITESGIIADHGHALNAIRRLKALGVKVAMDDYGTGYSSLSTLQSFPFDKIKIDRAFVDGVVTNKQSAAIVRSTLILAQSLDIPVLAEGVEREEHVDFLRREGCMQVQGFLFGRPMPRLDIEAFVNADGAGVVDGSTVAVKTDAAA, from the coding sequence ATGCTCCGTCTCGTCTCCTGCATTGCCGTCGACCATAGCTGGCCGCACCTGATCTTTGCAACGGTCATCTGCCTTCTCGGCTCTTTGCTGACGGTACGGCTTTTCTCGCGGGTTCGGCGCACCCAAGGGCTCCAAAAATTCAATTGGTTGTTCCTGTCAGGGTTCGTTGGCGGCGCGACGATCTGGACGACGCATTTTATTGCCATGCTCGGTTTCCGGGCGCCGGCGCTCAGCGGCTATGAGCCCGATTTGACGCTGCTGTCGCTTTTCATTGGAATCGCCTCCACGATGATCGGCTTTACCGTGGCCTCGATGCGAAGCCGGGACGCGCTTGTCGAGGCCGGCGGCGCCATCGTCGGACTTGGCGTGGCAGCCATGCACTATGTCGGCATCGAAGGCTACAGGGTGGCCGGCGATATCCAGTGGAACAGCGCCTATGTCATCTGCTCGCTGATTGCAGCGGCCGGGTTCGGCGCCTTCGTGACGAGCCGGGTTGCCCGCCCGACGACACGTTTCAGCCCGGTCGCCGCCGCCCTGCCGCTGATCCTTGCAATCGTTTCGACGCACTTCCTCGGCATGGCGGGCATGACGATTGTTCCCGACGCAACCGTGTCCGTCCCCCGCGAAATTCTCTCCGTCGGCGTGATGACCAGCCTTGTCGGCGCAGTCATGATCATCATCCTGCTTCTCGGCGCCTCCACCTACATCATCGACATGCAGTCGACCGAAGCGGCCGTCGCCCGCTATCGCCATCTGTCGCTACACGATCCGCTGACGAACCTTGCAAACCGCTCGGCGCTGAACGAACATCTGGCGACTGCCACCAAAAACACCCATGAAATCGGCTGGAACGTCGCCGTCCTCTGCTTCGACCTTGATCGGTTCAAGGAAATCAACGACGTCCACGGTCATGCCGCTGGTGACGCCGTGCTCCGGGCGATCGGCGAGCGGCTGGCGAAGGTCATGCAGAAGGGACAGTTTGCAGCCCGCGTCGGCGGTGATGAATTCGTGGTCGTGATGCGCGATCATGCCGGCCGTTCGGAGGCCAGGAGCGTAGCACAACGCCTGCTCGACGAGATCGAGCGGCCTGTCGATTGGAACGGCCAATCGCTCAGCGTCGGATCCAGCATCGGCATTTCCAGTTTCCCTGACAGGGCGCGCACCATCGACGACCTGCTTTCGCAGGCCGATGTCGCCATGTACCGCGCCAAGACGACGGCGGGAAGCAGCATCTGCTTCTACGACCCCTCGATGGACGAGGCGGCGCGGGAACGAAACGCGCTGGCGATCGAGATGCGTGAAGGGCTGAAGAAGGGCGAATTCGAACTGTTCTATCAGCAGCAGAACGATACCGTGACGCGCGAGGTGCTGGGCTTCGAAGTGCTGCTGCGCTGGAAGCATCCGACGCGCGGCCATATCTCGCCAGCGGAATTCATCCCGATCGCCGAGAAGACGGGGTTCATCATGGAACTCGGCGAATGGGTGCTGCGCAGCGCCTGCGTCGAAGCGGCCAGCTGGAGGAACCCGTTGAACATAGCCGTCAACGTGGCGGCCCAGCAGCTCGCCGATAGCCGCCTGCCGCAGATCGTCCATCAGATCCTGGTGGAAACGGGTCTGGCGGCTCCGCGGCTCGAGCTCGAGATCACGGAATCCGGCATCATTGCCGACCACGGGCATGCGCTGAATGCCATCCGGCGGCTGAAGGCGCTTGGCGTCAAGGTGGCAATGGACGACTACGGCACGGGCTATTCCTCGCTGTCGACGTTGCAGAGTTTCCCGTTCGACAAGATCAAGATCGATCGTGCCTTCGTCGACGGCGTCGTCACCAACAAACAGTCGGCTGCGATTGTCCGCTCGACGCTTATTCTGGCGCAGAGCCTTGATATTCCGGTTCTCGCCGAGGGCGTGGAACGGGAGGAGCATGTCGATTTCCTTCGCCGCGAAGGTTGCATGCAGGTGCAGGGCTTTCTGTTCGGAAGGCCGATGCCGCGTCTTGACATCGAGGCCTTCGTCAATGCTGACGGTGCAGGCGTAGTCGATGGCTCGACAGTTGCCGTGAAGACCGACGCGGCGGCCTGA
- a CDS encoding 50S ribosomal protein L25/general stress protein Ctc has product MSHESYELKAEARERVGKGSARELRRNGLIPAVIYGDKQAPISIALSTNEVTKRIHAGGFMTTIATIEVDGKTYKVLPKDYQLDPVRDFTMHVDFLRVSGNTQVTVEIPVHFINEEKSQGLKAGGVLNIVRHEIEVQCPADAIPEFFNVDLSGKKIGDSIHISDLTLPKGVATVIADRDFTIATIIAPAGGVDETVEEEGEAEA; this is encoded by the coding sequence ATGAGCCACGAAAGCTACGAGCTCAAGGCCGAGGCGCGCGAACGGGTTGGTAAGGGGTCCGCCCGTGAACTTCGCCGCAACGGTTTGATTCCCGCTGTCATCTATGGTGACAAGCAGGCCCCCATTTCTATCGCTCTCAGCACCAATGAGGTGACGAAGCGCATTCACGCAGGTGGCTTCATGACCACCATCGCGACCATCGAAGTCGACGGCAAGACGTACAAGGTTCTGCCGAAGGACTATCAGCTCGATCCGGTCCGCGACTTCACGATGCACGTGGACTTCCTGCGCGTTTCCGGCAACACCCAGGTTACCGTTGAAATCCCGGTTCACTTCATCAACGAAGAAAAGTCCCAGGGTCTCAAGGCTGGCGGCGTCCTGAACATCGTTCGTCACGAAATCGAAGTGCAGTGCCCGGCCGATGCGATCCCGGAATTCTTCAACGTTGACCTGAGCGGCAAGAAGATCGGCGACAGCATCCACATCTCCGACCTCACCCTGCCGAAGGGTGTGGCGACGGTTATCGCGGACCGTGACTTCACGATCGCAACGATCATCGCCCCGGCTGGCGGCGTTGACGAAACGGTCGAAGAAGAAGGCGAAGCCGAAGCCTGA